The genomic region ataaaagttcctcaaaatattcacgccatctacccaaaacttccatctctccatctactaactcccttactctgtttttaactgaaaaatccatttgttccctaggcttttttaacttgtttaactccaaaattttttcttattttcattaaaatttcttgacagtgcctctcccactctatcatctgctctcctttagcactctcacctctctcttcacctttcttttgctctccatatactctactcttcttataacacttctgctttgtaaaaatctctcgtaagctaactttttctcttttatcacaacctttacttcatcattccaccaatcactcctcttttctcctggacccaccctcctataaccacaaacttctgccccacattctaatactgcatttttaaaactattccaaccctcttcaacccccctactgctcatacttgcaccagtccacctttctgccaatagttgcttatatctcgcccgaacttcctcctcccttagtttatacactttcacctccctcttacttgttgccattttcctcttttcccaactacctcttactctaactgtagctacaactaaataatgatccgatatgtcatatgtcagttgcccctctataaacgtgtacatcctggagcctacccatcaactttttatccaccaatacataatctaacaaactactttcattacgtgctatatcataccttgtatatttatttatcctcctcttcatgaaatatgtattacttattactaaacctctttctacacagctcaattaaaggctccccattttcatttacccctggcaccccaaatttacctactactccctgcacatttttgcccactttagcattgaaatctccaACCACCAGTAgtttcacacttggttcaaaactccccacgcattcactcaacatttcccaaaatctctctctctcctctacacttctctcttctccaggtgcatatatgcttactataacccgctttttgcatccaacctttattttactccacataatccttgaattaatacatttatagtccctcttttcctgccataacttatccttcaacattattgctactcctttagctctaactctatttgaaacccttgacctaatcccatttattcctctccactgaaactctcctacccccttcatctttgtttcacttaaagccaggacatccagcttcttctcattcataacatccacaatcatctctttcttatcatttgcacaacatccacgcacattcagacttcccactttgacaattttcttcatattctctttagtaattattacaggaaaaggggggaCTAGcctattgttcccggcattttagttgacttttacaacacgcatggcttacagaggaaagattcttattccacttccccatggatataaaaggaaaagtaataaggccaagaactattaagataaaatcaaagaaaactcagatgagtgtgtataaataaacatgtacatgtatgtgtagtgtgacctaagtgtaagtagaagtagcaagacgtacctgaaatcttgcatgtttatgagacagaaaaaagacaccagcaatcctaccatcatgtaaaacaattacaggtttccgttttacactcacttggcaggacggtagtacctccctgggcggttgctgtctaccaacctatgtaatattatttattattgcaTAGGTATAGTGTATAAGCTAGCTTTTTAAATTCATGCAGATGATCAGATGATAAATTTTGTAATTAAGACATTTATTGGTGTCtcatcatagttttttttttttttttttttttaggatggATGCAACCTTAAAAGAAATTGGAGGTCTGATTTTGGAAGTGAACCCTGACACCAGAAGACGTGGAACAGTGTTTGAATTCCAGTTAATTTATCCAGAACTCACGAAGCCTATTCCTCGTGCAAAAGACCTAGGTTCAATAGTTATAGGGCAAAAGGGCTTTGATGATAACAAAACTCTGGCTCAAATAGGGTGAGTATTTTTATTTTAAGTATATTGTTGAATGTTGAGTAAATCTTTTATAAATATACCTTTCACTGTCCTTGTCcccaaaattaatattgctctcagtgtccacagtgaaaaaaaaaatgaaatggtaCATAATCTTCTGAAGGTAATACCAAAAGtatgagatttgatggaaaacttagagaATTATGCAGGAACAAATTTAGCCCATTTTTTGCCCATTTTAAGCAAATTCTGTGGCCTCATTCAGCAAAATTCTTCCCTGTTTTGccagtatatcttccattctaaaaACTGTGACTTCAAATATTTGTAGATATTTCTGGGTTTGATACATAGTTATGACTTCAGTTTGTCATAACTATCACTATAGCCCAAAGAAAAATATTTGCCTTCTGATGACCATGCTGCTAGAAGACTCTCAGCATGGACAGATACGGGGTATACACTGTTTTCTTCTGCCAAAGATTATCTTTTGGCTGTTATCAAGTGTGTGAAGTTTAGTAAATATTACAAAGATTAGGTGTGTGTTTAAATGGTTGTAGTGTAGTCTTTATTGATTCAGCATTTTACTCTTAAGTTGGGATTTCACTGCAGTGTCTACCATTTCAGTATTATGGCTGTTTAATATAAAGTTAGAAATGTATCAGTGTTTTGTCTTTAAAAAATTATCTGTTATCAAAGAGTAACCTAGTCATTTTTTTATTCTACAGATTTATAATAGGAGATTTTCTGGACATTGCTATTAGCAGTCCAGGCCGAGGCATTCCACAACGCCGTATGCGACCATATTAGCAAGTCAAAAGATTTTAAGGAAAAGAAAGTCCCTTTAATCTATTAAGATTTTTATACACAGTGGCAAATGAACTATTGTATGCTTGGTGCATTAGACGTTTCTTTGAAACTTGTAATGAAGCCTCTCATTTAGATACAATTTTCATACAAATTTAATTTTAGGTTTGTTTACTTAAATTTTATTAGGTCTTACCTTACATTAACAGATTAGAAATTAATAAGACAATAGAATGTTGGGTGTTCACATATTTGTCTCCATTTATCTAAATTAAGAAAACTATACTGTTGGCTAATTAAATCAAATGAATGTAATGTAAATACTGTATTAATAGTAAATGAGATTCTGTGCCACTCTTATGAAAAGCAGATCTTTAACTTTGTCTAATTATTAAGCAAGATAATCTGATTACTGGCACAATTGTATTTTGATTTTCATTACTGTATTTCATACTGATTTATTTTTCTTACATTTTGATGTACAccaaccatccgacttacgacctgctcgacat from Cherax quadricarinatus isolate ZL_2023a chromosome 15, ASM3850222v1, whole genome shotgun sequence harbors:
- the Bin1 gene encoding histone deacetylase complex subunit SAP18, with the protein product MWAYRSFGPYKPNKEKMASMIESKVEERKDNNEKAVDREKTCPLLLRVFCSNGRHNNITDYRRGNTPPNELQIYTWMDATLKEIGGLILEVNPDTRRRGTVFEFQLIYPELTKPIPRAKDLGSIVIGQKGFDDNKTLAQIGFIIGDFLDIAISSPGRGIPQRRMRPY